In a single window of the Candidatus Methylomirabilota bacterium genome:
- a CDS encoding DinB family protein: MAELVGVRYGAPARLEPAELARRLDRVLAAAQRAMRQVPPEHLGMTHPGRDRSVRQLGYHAFRLSLAFRDAMVKGRLLEAWLQEEAPPELGDGPAVARYGETVRRELGAWLGRPEACAGVVETYYGRQTAHELLERTVWHAAQHVRQLEALLARMGITPEQPLTEADLNGLPLPEQIW, from the coding sequence CTGGCGGAGCTCGTCGGCGTCCGCTACGGGGCGCCGGCCCGCCTCGAGCCCGCCGAGCTCGCTCGCCGACTCGACCGGGTCCTGGCCGCCGCCCAGCGCGCGATGCGCCAGGTGCCGCCGGAGCACCTCGGCATGACCCACCCGGGCCGGGACCGCTCGGTGCGGCAGCTCGGCTACCACGCCTTCCGGCTGAGCCTCGCGTTCCGCGACGCGATGGTGAAGGGCCGGCTGCTCGAGGCCTGGCTCCAGGAAGAGGCGCCGCCCGAGCTCGGCGACGGTCCCGCCGTCGCGCGCTACGGGGAGACGGTGCGCCGCGAGCTGGGCGCCTGGCTCGGGCGCCCCGAGGCGTGCGCCGGCGTGGTCGAGACCTACTACGGCCGGCAGACGGCCCACGAGCTCCTGGAGCGCACCGTCTGGCATGCCGCCCAGCACGTGCGCCAGCTCGAGGCGCTTCTCGCCCGCATGGGCATCACGCCCGAGCAGCCCCTCACCGAGGCCGATCTGAACGGGCTTCCCCTACCGGAGCAGATCTGGTGA
- a CDS encoding phospholipase D-like domain-containing protein, whose product MGVPRLLVRAFLPVTVALATIACARVHPHLELPSMALGEPSFFPTLEALASAPIVAGNRVEILLNGDEIFPAQLAAIRSARRTITVAQYSVADGLVTRDLAEALAERCRAGVAVHVLLDAFGALEIPAEYPPLMTQAGCEVVSFRPLQPTTLHRANNRNHRRILVVDGRIGFTGGSGLSRRWMGDGRTPEHWRETDVRVEGPVVYYLQGAFAENWLEATGAVLGGEAYFPRLPANGPVHAQVVRSSPASGSFAMYTTFLLAISSARHSIYITNPYFVPDDRMLDAIAASVRRGVRVAVMVPGVIDHSLVRQAGRRHFGRLLKAGVEIYEYGPGLLHAKTMVVDSRWATIGSTNLDNRSFALNDELNLVLYDAGVARRLERVFETDLGSARNVELRAWRRRGLRERLMELLAVPLDGQL is encoded by the coding sequence ATGGGAGTACCGCGCCTTCTCGTTCGGGCCTTTCTTCCCGTGACGGTCGCCCTCGCCACGATCGCCTGCGCCCGGGTGCATCCTCACCTCGAGCTGCCGTCGATGGCGCTCGGGGAGCCGTCCTTCTTTCCGACCCTCGAGGCGCTGGCCTCGGCGCCCATCGTGGCCGGGAACCGCGTGGAGATCCTGCTGAACGGCGACGAGATCTTCCCGGCCCAGCTCGCGGCGATCCGGTCGGCGCGCCGGACGATCACGGTCGCCCAGTACTCCGTGGCCGACGGCCTCGTCACTCGCGATCTGGCCGAGGCCCTGGCCGAGCGCTGTCGGGCCGGGGTCGCCGTCCACGTCCTGCTGGACGCCTTCGGGGCGCTCGAGATACCGGCCGAGTACCCGCCCCTGATGACCCAGGCAGGCTGCGAGGTCGTCAGCTTCCGCCCCCTGCAGCCCACGACCCTGCATCGCGCGAACAACCGGAACCACCGGCGGATCCTCGTCGTGGACGGCCGGATCGGATTCACCGGAGGATCCGGTCTCAGCCGGCGCTGGATGGGGGATGGACGGACGCCCGAGCACTGGCGCGAGACCGACGTCCGGGTCGAGGGCCCGGTCGTCTACTACCTCCAGGGGGCGTTCGCCGAGAACTGGCTCGAGGCAACCGGCGCGGTCCTGGGTGGGGAGGCCTACTTCCCGCGCCTGCCGGCGAATGGTCCGGTCCATGCCCAGGTGGTGCGGAGCTCGCCGGCCAGCGGAAGCTTCGCCATGTACACGACCTTCCTGCTCGCCATCTCGTCGGCGCGGCACTCCATCTACATCACCAACCCGTACTTCGTTCCCGACGATCGGATGCTCGACGCCATCGCCGCATCCGTCCGACGCGGTGTCCGGGTCGCCGTGATGGTTCCGGGCGTGATCGATCACAGCCTCGTCCGCCAGGCCGGACGGCGGCACTTCGGGCGGCTGCTCAAGGCGGGGGTCGAGATCTACGAGTACGGGCCCGGGCTGCTCCACGCCAAGACGATGGTCGTCGACAGCCGCTGGGCCACGATCGGCAGCACCAACCTCGACAACCGGTCCTTCGCCCTCAACGACGAGCTGAACCTCGTCCTGTACGACGCGGGCGTCGCGCGCCGCCTGGAGCGGGTCTTCGAGACCGACCTGGGCTCTGCCCGGAATGTCGAGCTGAGGGCGTGGCGGCGCCGAGGCCTCCGGGAGCGGCTGATGGAGCTCCTGGCCGTGCCGCTCGACGGCCAGCTCTAG